One part of the Bacillus sp. FJAT-45350 genome encodes these proteins:
- the deoC gene encoding deoxyribose-phosphate aldolase codes for MTNLAKMIDHTALKPETTEEQIETLCKEAREYKFASVCVNPTWIETAAELLKDSGVDVCTVIGFPLGASTPETKAFETRDAITKGATEVDMVINIGALQDGNDELVERDIRAVVEAAKGKALTKVIIETCLLTDEEKERACRLAVQAGADFVKTSTGFSSGGATVEDIALMRKTVGPTIGVKASGGVRSLEDANAMINAGATRIGASSGIAIVNGQTSTSDY; via the coding sequence ATGACGAATTTAGCAAAAATGATTGACCATACAGCACTAAAACCAGAAACAACGGAGGAACAAATTGAGACTCTTTGTAAAGAAGCGAGAGAGTATAAGTTTGCCTCTGTTTGTGTAAATCCAACGTGGATAGAAACGGCTGCGGAACTTTTAAAAGACTCTGGAGTAGATGTATGTACAGTAATAGGTTTTCCGTTAGGTGCGAGTACACCAGAAACTAAAGCATTTGAAACACGGGATGCTATTACAAAAGGTGCAACAGAAGTTGACATGGTTATAAATATTGGCGCATTACAAGATGGAAATGATGAGTTAGTGGAGCGTGATATTCGCGCTGTCGTTGAAGCAGCAAAAGGGAAAGCATTAACAAAGGTTATTATTGAAACGTGCCTACTAACAGATGAAGAAAAAGAACGAGCTTGCCGTCTAGCAGTACAGGCAGGAGCTGATTTTGTGAAAACATCAACTGGTTTTTCATCAGGAGGGGCAACTGTTGAGGATATCGCTCTAATGAGAAAAACGGTAGGACCGACAATTGGTGTAAAAGCTTCAGGGGGAGTTAGAAGTTTAGAGGATGCAAATGCAATGATTAATGCAGGAGCGACACGTATTGGAGCTAGCTCAGGAATTGCGATTGTAAATGGACAAACTTCAACTTCAGATTATTAA
- a CDS encoding purine-nucleoside phosphorylase, whose product MTNTITFLKGKMKDIKPEIGLILGSGLGVLADEIENPIKIAYNEIPDFPVSTVEGHTGQLVIGTLQGKQVIAMQGRFHYYEGYSLEKVTFPVRVMKELGVINLIVTNAAGGVNESFSPGDLMLITDHINNMGNNPLIGPNDPTKGVRFPDMSVAYSKKHIALAKNIASNLGIAIKEGVYVGNTGPCYETPAEVKMIRTLGGDAVGMSTVPEVIVARHSSMDVLGISCISNMAAGILEQPLNHEEVIETTEKVKDNFLRFVKAIVAEM is encoded by the coding sequence ATGACAAATACAATAACATTTTTAAAGGGAAAAATGAAAGACATAAAACCTGAAATCGGCTTAATTCTAGGCTCTGGTTTGGGGGTATTAGCAGATGAAATAGAAAATCCAATAAAAATTGCCTATAATGAAATACCAGATTTCCCAGTATCGACAGTAGAGGGACATACAGGTCAGCTAGTAATTGGTACATTACAAGGAAAGCAAGTCATTGCGATGCAAGGGAGGTTTCACTATTACGAGGGATATTCATTAGAAAAAGTAACGTTTCCTGTTCGGGTAATGAAAGAACTAGGCGTTATTAACTTAATTGTAACGAATGCTGCGGGTGGAGTGAATGAGAGCTTTTCCCCTGGTGACTTAATGCTAATAACTGACCATATTAATAACATGGGTAATAATCCGTTAATTGGCCCGAATGATCCGACAAAAGGAGTACGTTTCCCTGATATGTCAGTAGCGTATAGTAAAAAGCATATAGCATTAGCAAAAAATATAGCATCAAACTTAGGAATAGCAATTAAAGAAGGGGTATATGTAGGAAACACAGGACCATGTTATGAAACTCCTGCAGAGGTAAAAATGATTCGTACTCTTGGAGGAGATGCAGTTGGTATGTCAACGGTCCCTGAAGTAATTGTAGCACGACATTCCAGCATGGACGTACTAGGAATATCGTGTATTTCTAATATGGCAGCTGGTATACTCGAGCAACCTCTTAATCATGAGGAAGTAATTGAAACAACAGAAAAAGTAAAAGACAATTTCCTACGGTTTGTGAAAGCAATAGTAGCGGAAATGTAA
- a CDS encoding IS110 family transposase → MDFKQNQKINQVTEETLVVGIDIAKRTHFSCFVDDRGRILQKSFSITQSHQGFESFYDRILKALREHGKTEVLVGIEPTGHYWLNLAYFLEERGIPLVMTNPMHVKRSKELDDNLPTKHDRKDALVIARLLKDGRFSYPRILKDVEAELRVGSTFRSKLTEELGAVKNMMIRWLDRYFPEFTQVFPSFGKMALAVLECTPFPSDLYQKQPDELLVMYRQVEGMKSPQKPKAVRLIEVAAHSIGVTEGRKMARFEIATLVQRYHQLEQEIESITQSLVELVKTSVEYEWLSTVNGLGDTTIVDLLAEIGSFSHYEDPRQLIKLAGLTLRENSSGQHKGQKRISKRGRRKLRALLFRVMMPMIRHNEAFRKLHEYYTNRTVNPLRKKQSIVVLCGKLLKVLHGISTKHKAFDAQRMMRDVPSLEEAM, encoded by the coding sequence ATGGATTTTAAACAAAATCAGAAAATAAATCAAGTCACTGAAGAAACCCTCGTTGTCGGAATCGACATCGCAAAGCGTACACATTTCTCCTGCTTTGTTGACGACCGTGGACGGATACTCCAGAAATCATTCTCTATTACACAGTCACATCAAGGGTTTGAGTCATTTTATGATCGAATTCTCAAAGCATTAAGAGAGCATGGAAAAACAGAAGTTCTAGTAGGAATTGAACCAACTGGCCATTATTGGTTAAACTTAGCCTACTTTCTTGAGGAACGAGGCATTCCGCTTGTCATGACCAATCCAATGCACGTTAAGCGTTCAAAGGAGTTAGATGACAATCTGCCTACAAAGCATGATCGTAAAGACGCGCTAGTGATTGCTCGACTATTAAAAGACGGACGTTTTAGTTATCCTCGTATTCTAAAAGATGTCGAAGCTGAACTTCGCGTCGGATCAACGTTTAGAAGTAAGTTGACGGAGGAACTGGGAGCCGTTAAAAACATGATGATTCGCTGGTTGGACCGCTATTTTCCTGAATTCACTCAAGTCTTTCCCTCTTTCGGAAAGATGGCTTTGGCCGTACTCGAATGTACGCCATTCCCAAGTGATCTCTACCAAAAACAACCTGATGAATTACTTGTGATGTATCGTCAAGTAGAGGGGATGAAATCTCCTCAGAAGCCCAAAGCTGTGCGTCTCATTGAAGTCGCAGCTCACTCGATTGGAGTAACAGAAGGACGTAAGATGGCCCGTTTTGAAATTGCCACACTCGTTCAACGTTATCACCAATTAGAACAAGAAATTGAAAGCATCACCCAAAGCTTAGTTGAGCTCGTCAAAACGTCTGTAGAATATGAATGGCTTTCAACAGTTAATGGACTCGGAGACACTACCATCGTTGATCTATTAGCTGAAATCGGCAGCTTTTCACATTATGAGGATCCACGCCAACTTATCAAACTCGCGGGACTCACATTGCGTGAAAATTCGTCTGGGCAGCACAAAGGTCAAAAACGTATCTCTAAACGAGGCAGAAGGAAGCTACGCGCCCTCCTGTTTCGAGTGATGATGCCAATGATCCGTCATAACGAAGCCTTTCGTAAACTACATGAATATTACACAAATCGCACAGTCAACCCGTTACGAAAGAAACAATCAATTGTGGTCCTTTGCGGAAAACTATTAAAAGTATTACATGGAATCAGTACGAAGCATAAAGCATTCGATGCACAAAGAATGATGAGGGATGTACCTAGTCTCGAAGAGGCTATGTAG
- a CDS encoding HAD family hydrolase — MNTCAFFDIDGTFYRDSLLTEHFKRLIKYEVISPTVWDENVKETFHEWDNRQGDYDDFLLEITETYVKHLTGIAKDEIDFIARQVIRLKADRVYKYTRQQINWHQEQGHKILFISGSPSFLVSKMAEKYNATDYCGSTYHIDENGFFSGNVTPMWDSNSKEKAIHKMVEKHNIDLTKSYAYGDTNGDVTMFKHVAHPVAINPSKELLGIINTTTDLKKKTEIIIERKDVIYKINPMTREVIFC, encoded by the coding sequence ATGAATACTTGTGCTTTCTTTGATATCGACGGAACCTTTTATAGAGATTCCCTTTTGACTGAACACTTCAAACGTCTTATAAAATATGAAGTCATTTCTCCCACTGTTTGGGATGAAAATGTGAAGGAAACTTTTCATGAATGGGATAACCGGCAGGGTGATTATGATGATTTTTTACTCGAAATAACTGAAACCTATGTTAAACATTTAACAGGTATTGCGAAGGATGAAATTGATTTTATCGCACGGCAAGTTATTCGTTTAAAGGCTGATAGGGTTTATAAATATACAAGACAACAAATCAACTGGCATCAAGAGCAAGGTCACAAAATCTTATTCATTTCTGGTAGTCCCAGCTTTTTAGTATCTAAGATGGCCGAAAAATACAATGCAACTGACTACTGTGGTTCTACTTATCATATCGATGAAAACGGCTTCTTTTCAGGTAATGTCACACCTATGTGGGATTCTAATAGTAAGGAAAAAGCGATACATAAAATGGTAGAGAAGCATAACATCGACTTGACCAAAAGCTATGCTTACGGGGATACAAACGGGGATGTAACAATGTTCAAACACGTAGCTCATCCTGTTGCAATTAATCCATCGAAAGAGTTACTTGGAATAATTAATACAACTACCGATTTAAAAAAGAAAACAGAAATCATTATCGAACGAAAAGATGTGATTTATAAGATTAATCCGATGACTAGGGAAGTTATCTTCTGCTAA
- a CDS encoding manganese catalase family protein, with translation MFKHQKELLFPVNVKNPNPAFAAAVLEQFGGANGELKACLQYFAQSFATKDPEIRDLLLDIATEEISHLEMVGECITQLMGAPDTDPNTLGVDGRKMVSEGTTMGNANGFLNNMINQNSTVQKSLYLSGHGLDYVDSSGSPFTGNYINNVGDLMANIQSDLAAELRARKVYEELHRHVDDSGAREMFDFLIQREEAHALLFSEAIERIQDTQIPERSFGDKQYSIMYPDLSQGGQGEKIFKTDDAKTITGPFTGDPDLDTFGGQEPPSYQ, from the coding sequence ATGTTCAAACATCAAAAAGAGTTACTGTTTCCTGTTAATGTGAAAAATCCGAATCCAGCGTTTGCCGCAGCTGTATTAGAGCAGTTTGGAGGAGCAAATGGTGAATTAAAGGCTTGCTTACAATACTTTGCCCAAAGCTTTGCTACGAAAGATCCGGAAATTAGAGATTTATTACTTGATATTGCAACTGAAGAAATTTCTCATCTTGAAATGGTTGGTGAATGTATTACACAACTTATGGGAGCCCCTGATACTGATCCTAATACTTTAGGTGTTGACGGAAGAAAAATGGTGTCAGAAGGTACGACGATGGGGAATGCGAATGGATTCCTGAACAATATGATCAATCAAAACTCTACTGTACAGAAAAGTTTATATCTCTCAGGGCACGGCCTTGATTATGTAGATTCGTCAGGTTCTCCTTTTACTGGGAACTACATTAACAATGTAGGAGACTTAATGGCTAATATTCAATCAGATTTAGCTGCAGAACTACGCGCTAGAAAAGTGTATGAAGAGCTACATAGACACGTAGACGACTCTGGAGCAAGAGAAATGTTTGACTTCTTAATCCAACGAGAGGAAGCACATGCGTTGCTATTCTCAGAAGCAATTGAAAGAATTCAAGACACCCAAATCCCTGAACGTTCATTTGGAGATAAGCAATACTCAATCATGTATCCTGATTTATCGCAAGGCGGTCAAGGAGAAAAAATATTCAAAACTGATGATGCAAAAACTATAACAGGACCTTTTACGGGAGATCCAGATTTAGATACATTTGGTGGGCAAGAGCCACCGAGCTATCAATAA
- a CDS encoding copper amine oxidase N-terminal domain-containing protein has translation MQKFKHGFISCVVGIGLLLSPTITIQSMNAVHASETNVNIIVNNTAVEFSSVPIIQNGTTLVPMRAIFEAMGATVEWDQQQQRVTSQRDGNIIELHIKSNTAYVNGESHTLVTSPQLFNGRTLVPIRFIGESFGDTVHWDNATKTVSVTTKNTSNILSKLDNPVLMIDGFKVNIVDYLLIKEDISYLPLIKFLDAMNIQAHIDNKLISFTRDGNEFELEIGNSQASLNGELIELSNPIWEHNGELFGASRTLATLIGAEVNWDKAHNQLSFITGNNVFGTKTLQKESGQIARPINVNSVTLTGERRLLVSDNPESLYERTITTQQSTLWHDHIVSNNREEQHRVLGHHHNKFNHPITIGITIENLSDNELEIINPKGIDRTSSRGWAIYDIGMQLAGLTLNERIPSITLEKTTIPANETVTLDSFLVHPDHMIGFLHEFNVRSKESNGSLNYKIRTVMSQLDNSNLAQIRDEPVALDNLHTHTRGSWEQSTLLTELPRFNVTDDEKSYNISNRMTDNILTSSNSFDSKNSADNIGHYGATYQVKIPFVNHSGSPKTIEIRAASRGGRYAGAVKTQNGTYAIPTLSPMNEVVKIIEYTASEGASDLVLEFMHGSGSALPLAININVVN, from the coding sequence ATGCAAAAGTTTAAACATGGGTTCATCTCATGTGTAGTAGGCATTGGATTACTATTGTCTCCTACTATTACTATTCAAAGCATGAATGCTGTACATGCCAGTGAGACGAACGTAAACATCATAGTGAATAATACAGCTGTGGAATTTTCTAGTGTTCCAATTATTCAAAATGGAACAACACTCGTGCCAATGAGAGCCATTTTTGAAGCAATGGGGGCAACCGTTGAGTGGGATCAACAGCAACAAAGAGTAACCTCTCAAAGAGATGGAAACATCATTGAACTACATATTAAAAGCAACACCGCTTATGTAAATGGTGAATCTCATACACTTGTAACAAGTCCTCAACTATTTAATGGTAGAACACTCGTGCCAATTCGATTTATTGGTGAGTCCTTTGGTGACACTGTGCACTGGGATAATGCTACTAAAACTGTTTCTGTAACAACTAAAAATACATCTAACATTCTATCTAAACTAGATAATCCTGTTCTTATGATTGATGGCTTTAAGGTAAATATAGTCGATTATTTACTAATAAAAGAAGACATAAGTTATCTTCCTCTAATTAAATTTTTAGATGCGATGAACATACAAGCACATATAGATAATAAACTTATTTCTTTTACAAGAGATGGGAACGAATTTGAATTAGAAATTGGAAATAGTCAAGCTTCTCTTAATGGTGAATTGATAGAGCTTAGTAATCCGATTTGGGAACATAATGGAGAGCTTTTCGGGGCTTCAAGAACATTAGCAACTTTAATAGGTGCTGAAGTAAACTGGGACAAGGCGCACAACCAACTAAGTTTTATCACTGGTAATAATGTGTTTGGCACAAAAACGTTACAAAAAGAGTCTGGTCAAATCGCACGACCGATAAATGTAAACAGTGTTACTTTAACAGGGGAACGTAGATTGTTAGTTAGTGATAATCCAGAATCTTTATATGAAAGAACAATTACTACCCAGCAAAGTACACTATGGCACGACCATATTGTTTCCAACAATCGTGAAGAACAACATCGAGTTCTCGGACATCACCACAATAAATTCAACCACCCAATAACCATTGGGATTACAATTGAAAACCTATCTGACAATGAGTTAGAAATTATTAATCCAAAAGGGATAGATAGAACTAGCTCTCGTGGTTGGGCTATTTATGATATTGGCATGCAATTAGCAGGTCTTACGCTAAATGAACGTATCCCATCGATTACTTTAGAAAAGACAACAATACCAGCCAACGAAACTGTTACATTAGACTCTTTTCTAGTTCATCCCGACCACATGATTGGCTTCCTTCATGAGTTTAATGTAAGAAGTAAAGAGTCGAACGGAAGTCTAAACTATAAAATTCGAACGGTGATGTCTCAACTTGATAATTCGAACCTTGCTCAAATAAGAGATGAACCTGTTGCATTAGACAACCTACATACTCATACACGGGGAAGTTGGGAGCAATCCACACTCTTGACTGAATTGCCAAGATTCAATGTAACTGACGATGAGAAGTCTTATAATATCTCAAATAGAATGACAGATAATATTTTAACTAGTAGCAACAGCTTTGACAGTAAAAATAGCGCAGACAATATTGGTCACTACGGTGCAACATATCAGGTAAAAATTCCATTTGTAAACCACAGTGGAAGTCCTAAAACTATTGAAATTCGAGCGGCATCTCGTGGTGGACGATACGCAGGTGCAGTTAAGACTCAAAACGGCACATATGCGATCCCAACACTTTCACCAATGAATGAAGTAGTAAAGATCATCGAATATACTGCTAGTGAAGGGGCAAGTGACCTCGTATTAGAATTCATGCATGGCTCAGGTTCTGCATTACCTTTGGCGATAAATATTAACGTAGTGAACTAA
- a CDS encoding hemerythrin domain-containing protein: METQPLSCVSSMLGDDVDNALCPALMQLKNEHPPLTKQMESIYALTQSIEQEEITLNSKALEQLYKQVKSFVTELEPHAEREEGVLFEMVAAYIGRTNGPIAVMEYEHDEAKKLLKTFLDDCEKNLETVEPTDIKRIASYTSKACEILTQHFMKEESVLFPLANKLLTSEEKEVLEIKINLV, encoded by the coding sequence ATGGAGACACAACCATTAAGCTGTGTAAGTAGTATGCTAGGTGATGATGTTGATAACGCACTTTGTCCGGCACTTATGCAACTGAAAAATGAACATCCTCCTCTAACGAAGCAAATGGAATCTATTTATGCCTTGACACAGTCAATCGAGCAAGAGGAGATTACACTTAATTCCAAAGCTCTTGAACAATTATACAAGCAAGTTAAATCCTTCGTTACAGAACTTGAGCCTCATGCGGAACGAGAAGAAGGTGTTCTTTTTGAAATGGTCGCTGCCTATATTGGCCGTACTAATGGCCCAATTGCTGTAATGGAATATGAACATGATGAAGCAAAAAAACTATTAAAAACGTTTCTTGATGATTGTGAAAAAAATTTAGAAACCGTTGAACCAACAGATATAAAAAGAATTGCATCCTATACTTCAAAAGCTTGTGAAATTTTAACGCAACATTTCATGAAAGAAGAATCAGTGCTATTTCCACTAGCAAATAAGCTTCTCACATCAGAGGAAAAAGAAGTTCTTGAAATAAAGATAAATCTTGTTTAG
- the ric gene encoding iron-sulfur cluster repair di-iron protein, with protein sequence MEVTFDFSTRTGEIVTRLPEASTILKQYKIDFCCGGNRPIGEVITEKKLDGDEILAKINEAYLQSLEKPSVNRANLTSSQLIKHIISTHHAYLSTLLPELSQFTTKVLRVHGRDCPELAEVHKLFHLLKIELEQHTIDEEQNVFPLIEAFENEPTTEIIKDISVKIEELVDEHEGAGGVLAELRKVTNDFTAPQWACMTFQLTYQKLENLEADLFEHIHLENNILFPRVIKKLKELN encoded by the coding sequence ATGGAAGTAACCTTTGACTTTTCTACTAGAACTGGCGAGATTGTCACACGCCTCCCTGAAGCAAGTACAATATTAAAGCAATATAAAATAGATTTTTGTTGTGGCGGTAACAGACCAATTGGTGAAGTTATTACTGAAAAGAAGCTAGATGGTGATGAGATTTTAGCAAAAATAAATGAGGCTTATTTACAATCGTTAGAAAAGCCTTCTGTTAACAGGGCTAATCTTACGAGTAGTCAGCTAATTAAACATATCATTTCTACTCATCATGCTTACCTCTCCACTCTTTTACCTGAGTTAAGTCAATTTACAACGAAAGTGCTACGAGTTCACGGGCGTGATTGTCCTGAACTGGCTGAGGTGCATAAACTTTTCCACCTTTTAAAAATAGAGCTTGAGCAACATACGATAGATGAAGAGCAGAATGTATTTCCTTTAATAGAGGCATTTGAAAATGAACCAACAACTGAAATCATTAAAGACATTTCCGTAAAAATTGAAGAGTTAGTAGATGAACATGAGGGTGCTGGAGGCGTTTTAGCTGAACTTCGAAAGGTTACAAATGATTTCACCGCACCACAATGGGCTTGCATGACTTTTCAACTCACCTATCAAAAGCTAGAAAATTTAGAGGCTGATTTATTTGAGCATATCCACCTTGAGAATAATATCTTATTTCCAAGAGTGATTAAAAAGTTAAAGGAGCTGAATTAA
- the kynB gene encoding arylformamidase, whose amino-acid sequence MKNSKKWIDISQPLNNQIAHWPEDTPFAYEVSYSKEETGSVNIGQIITSTHIGTHIDAPFHFLNEGTRVIDLDINLYIGTCRIIDVSPHFEINEKVLREFPLDGITRLLIKTHIPNNPHEFPKEIPFITKEGASYLGQKGIKLLGVDVPSVDPLDSTELEAHHSLHGNGIHILENVMLDQVEPGEYELIALPLPIESGDGSPVRAVIRPIS is encoded by the coding sequence ATGAAAAACTCTAAAAAGTGGATTGATATATCCCAACCGTTAAACAATCAAATTGCTCATTGGCCTGAGGATACACCGTTTGCATATGAAGTTTCATATTCTAAGGAAGAAACAGGCTCTGTAAATATTGGACAGATTATAACGAGTACACATATAGGCACCCATATTGATGCACCTTTTCATTTTCTTAATGAAGGGACACGGGTTATAGATTTAGACATTAATTTGTACATAGGGACTTGCAGAATTATTGATGTATCGCCTCATTTTGAAATAAATGAAAAGGTATTACGTGAATTTCCTTTAGATGGGATAACCAGATTATTAATAAAAACACATATTCCTAACAACCCACATGAATTCCCGAAAGAAATTCCGTTCATAACAAAGGAAGGCGCTAGCTATTTAGGTCAAAAAGGGATAAAACTTCTCGGAGTAGACGTACCATCTGTTGATCCATTAGATAGCACTGAATTAGAAGCTCACCATTCATTACATGGCAATGGAATTCACATTTTAGAAAACGTGATGCTCGACCAGGTGGAACCCGGAGAATATGAGTTAATTGCACTTCCTTTGCCAATCGAATCAGGAGATGGTAGTCCCGTTCGTGCTGTAATCAGACCTATCAGTTGA
- a CDS encoding methionine aminopeptidase — translation MGLLNAFLDWQSAKHEKKLEKMKEQNLCPVCNGRGYYLPEHNGYTYIPSFDYQCYGCDGNGSYTSWQSSTQ, via the coding sequence TTGGGTTTATTAAATGCTTTTCTAGATTGGCAATCTGCAAAACACGAGAAAAAACTGGAGAAAATGAAAGAACAAAATCTATGTCCAGTTTGTAATGGCAGAGGTTATTATTTACCAGAGCATAACGGCTACACGTATATCCCCTCTTTTGATTATCAATGCTATGGATGTGACGGTAACGGCTCATATACGTCTTGGCAAAGCTCCACACAATAA